The Xiphophorus maculatus strain JP 163 A chromosome 21, X_maculatus-5.0-male, whole genome shotgun sequence genome window below encodes:
- the rpl21 gene encoding 60S ribosomal protein L21 — translation MTNTRGKRRGTRYMFSRPFRKHGPIPLSTYMRIYKKGDIVDIKGTGTIQKGMPHKCYHGKTGRVYNVTQHAVGIIVNKQVKGKILAKRINVRIEHVKHSKSRDSFLQRVKENERKKLEAKQKGTWVELKRQPAPPREAHFVSTKKNEPQLLEPIPYEFMA, via the exons ATGACGAACACCAGAGGCAAGAGGAGGGGGACCAGGTACATGTTTAGCAGGCCCTTCCGCAAACATG GCCCAATCCCTCTGTCCACATACATGCGCATCTACAAGAAAGGAGACATCGTAGACATCAAG GGCACCGGTACCATTCAGAAAGGTATGCCTCATAAGTGCTACCACGGCAAAACAGGACGCGTCTACAATGTGACTCAACATGCTGTCGGCATTATTGTCAACAAGCAGGTCAA GGGCAAGATTCTGGCCAAAAGGATTAACGTGCGCATTGAGCACGTAAAGCATTCGAAGAGCAGGGACAGCTTCCTGCAGCGCGTCAAAGAGAACGAGCGCAAGAAGCTGGAGGCCAAGCAGAAAGGCACCTGGGTGGAACTGAAACGCCAG ccCGCTCCTCCTCGTGAGGCTCACTTTGTCAGCACCAAGAAGAACGAGCCCCAGTTGCTGGAGCCAATCCCCTACGAGTTCATGGCATAA
- the usp12 gene encoding ubiquitin carboxyl-terminal hydrolase 12, which translates to MEILMTVSKFASFCTMGANASALEKEIGSEQFPVNEHYFGLVNFGNTCYCNSVLQALYFCRPFREKILAYRSQPRRKENLLTCLADLFHSIANQKRKVGVIPPKKFITRLRKENELFDNYMQQDAHEFLNYLLNTIADLLQEERKQEKSNGRLANGTLDSQNNNSNATPAPTWVHEIFQGTLTNETRCLTCETISSKDEDFLDLSVDVEQNTSITHCLRGFSNTETLCSEYKYYCEECRSKQEAHKRMRVKKLPMILALHLKRFKYMEQLQRYTKLSYRVVFPLELRLFNTSGDATNPERLYDLVAVVVHCGSGPNRGHYIAIVKSHDFWLLFDDDIVEKIDAQAIEEFYGLTSEISKNSESGYILFYQSRD; encoded by the exons ATGGAAATCCTAATGACAGTCTCAAAATTTGCCTCTTTTTGTACCATG GGCGCCAATGCCTCTGCTCTGGAGAAAGAGATTGGATCTGAGCAGTTTCCTGTTAATGAGCACTACTTTGGCCTGGTCAAT ttTGGGAACACTTGCTACTGCAACTCAGTGCTGCAGGCTCTCTACTTCTGCCGGCCGTTTCGGGAGAAGATCCTGGCGTACCGCAGTCAGCCTCGGCGGAAGGAGAACCTGCTCACCTGCCTGGCCGACCTGTTCCACAGTATCGCCAACCAAAAGAGAAAAGTGGGGGTCATACCACCCAAGAAGTTCATCACACGGCTACGCAAGGAGAATG AGCTGTTTGACAACTACATGCAGCAGGATGCCCACGAGTTCCTGAACTACCTGCTCAACACCATTGCAGatctgctgcaggaggagaggaagcagGAGAAGTCTAATGGTCGTCTAGCCAACGGCACATTGGACTCCcagaacaacaacagcaacGCCACGCCTGCTCCCACCTGGGTCCACGAGATCTTCCAAGGCACTCTGACCAATGAGACGCGTTGCCTCACGTGTGAAACG ATAAGCAGCAAAGATGAAGACTTTCTGGACCTTTCTGTGGATGTGGAACAGAATACCTCCATCACACACTGCCTCAG AGGGTTCAGTAACACGGAGACTCTGTGCAGTGAGTACAAATACTACTGTGAGGAATGTAGAAGCAAGCAGGAGGCGCACAAGAG GATGCGTGTGAAGAAGCTGCCGATGATTCTGGCTCTGCACCTGAAGCGCTTTAAGTACATGGAGCAGCTGCAGCGATACACCAAGCTCTCCTATCGCGTTGTCTTCCCTCTGGAGCTCCGTCTCTTCAACACCTCTGGAGACGCCACCAATCCTGAGAGGTTATACGACCTGGTTGCTGTGGTAGTGCATTGTGGGAG tggtCCAAACAGGGGTCACTACATCGCCATTGTAAAAAGTCATGACTTCTGGTTGCTGTTTGATGACGACATTGTAGAG AAAATCGACGCCCAGGCCATCGAAGAGTTCTACGGTCTCACCTCCGAGATCTCCAAGAACTCCGAGTCGGGCTACATCCTCTTTTACCAGTCCAGAGACTAA